A single genomic interval of Astyanax mexicanus isolate ESR-SI-001 chromosome 4, AstMex3_surface, whole genome shotgun sequence harbors:
- the LOC125801294 gene encoding zinc finger protein 239-like → MEPSPDMEKHQHSVKSFTKQSDLKKHQRIHTGEKLYHCSDCGKSFNQQGHLKKHQRIHTGEKLYHCSDCGKSFTAQSSLKNHQRIHTGEKPYHCSDCGKSFTEQSSLKIHQRIHTGEKPYYCSDCGKSFNQQSTLKLHQRIHTGEKPHHCSDCGKSFTKQSNLKLHQRIHTGEKPYYCSDCGKSFTKQSNLKLHQRIHTGEKPYYCFDCGKSFTQQSYLKIHQRIHTGEKPYHCFDCGKSFNQQSKLKNHQRIHTGEKPYYCFDCGKSFTKQSKLKNHQRIHTGEKPYYCFDCGKSFTKQSKLKNHQRIHTGEKPYYCSDCGKSFTKQSNLKLHQRIHTGEKPYHCSDCGKSFTLQSELILHQCIHKR, encoded by the coding sequence atggagccaagtcccgacatggagaaacatcagcactctgtcaagagttttactaaacagagtgatctcaaaaaacaccagcgcattcacacaggagagaaactgtatcactgctcagactgtgggaagagttttaatcaacagggtcatctcaaaaaacaccagcgcattcacacaggagagaaactgtatcactgctcagactgtgggaagagttttactgcacagagtagtctcaaaaatcaccagcgcattcacacaggagagaaaccgtatcactgctcagactgtgggaagagttttactgaacagagtagtctcaaaatacaccagcgcattcacacaggagagaaaccgtattactgctcagactgtgggaagagttttaatcaacagagtactctcaaactgcaccagcgcattcacacaggagagaaaccgcatcactgctcagactgtgggaagagttttactaaacagagtaatctcaaactgcatcagcgcattcacacaggagagaaaccgtattactgttcagactgtggaaagagttttactaaacagagtaatctcaaactgcatcagcgcattcacacaggagagaaaccgtattactgtttcgactgtgggaagagttttactcaacagagttatctcaaaatacaccagcgcattcacacaggagagaaaccgtatcactgtttcgactgtgggaagagttttaatcaacagagtaaactcaaaaatcaccagcgcattcacacaggagagaaaccgtattactgtttcgactgtgggaagagttttactaaacagagtaaactcaaaaatcaccagcgcattcacacaggagagaaaccgtattactgtttcgactgtgggaagagttttactaaacagagtaaactcaaaaatcaccagcgcattcacacaggagagaaaccgtattactgctccgattgtgggaagagttttactaaacagagtaatctcaaactacaccagcgcattcacacaggagagaaaccatatcactgttcagactgtgggaagagttttactttacagagtgaacttatattacatcagtgcattcacaaaagatag